Proteins encoded together in one Acidobacteriota bacterium window:
- the atpD gene encoding F0F1 ATP synthase subunit beta, with protein sequence MATAAADQKVGKVIQVIGPVIDVEYEGGHLPAIYNAVRIVDDGSSGGEKVDIVAEVEQHLGEGRVRTVAMKPTDGLQRGMSVIDTGAPISVPVGPETLGRVLNVLGEPVDFPDMPVKAKEHWPIHRPAPTLEQQSTELKMFETGIKVIDLLEPYLQGGKIGLFGGAGVGKTVIIMELINNIAMKHGGVSVFAGVGERTREGNDLWLEFQESGVIDMKDMSKSRAALVYGQMTEPPGARLRVGLSALTVAEYFRDAENKDVLLFIDNIFRFTQAGSEVSALLGRMPSAVGYQPTLLSEMGALQERITSTKKGSITSVQAIYVPADDYTDPAPATTFAHLDATTNLSRQIAELGIYPAVDPLASSSRILDPRVIGDEHYNVARQVKQILQRYKDLQDIIAILGIDELSEEDKLAVSRARKIQRFLSQPFFVASQFTGLEGKYVTIEETIRGFKEIAEGKHDGLSEQAFYLVGTIDEAIAKAKTLKQ encoded by the coding sequence ATGGCTACAGCAGCAGCAGATCAAAAAGTCGGCAAGGTCATCCAGGTCATCGGACCCGTCATCGACGTCGAGTACGAGGGCGGGCACCTGCCGGCCATCTACAACGCCGTCCGGATCGTGGACGATGGCTCATCGGGTGGCGAGAAGGTGGACATCGTCGCCGAGGTCGAGCAGCACCTGGGCGAGGGCCGCGTGCGCACGGTCGCGATGAAGCCGACCGACGGCTTGCAGCGCGGCATGAGCGTGATCGACACCGGCGCGCCGATCTCGGTGCCGGTCGGTCCCGAAACGCTCGGTCGCGTGCTGAACGTGCTGGGCGAACCGGTCGACTTCCCGGACATGCCGGTCAAGGCGAAAGAGCACTGGCCCATTCACCGGCCGGCTCCGACACTGGAGCAGCAGTCCACCGAACTGAAGATGTTCGAGACCGGCATCAAGGTCATCGACTTGCTCGAGCCGTACCTGCAGGGCGGCAAGATCGGCCTGTTCGGCGGCGCCGGCGTCGGCAAGACCGTCATCATCATGGAGTTGATCAACAACATCGCCATGAAGCACGGCGGTGTGTCGGTGTTCGCGGGCGTTGGTGAACGCACCCGCGAAGGCAACGACCTGTGGCTCGAGTTCCAGGAGTCGGGCGTGATCGACATGAAAGACATGTCGAAGAGCCGCGCCGCGCTGGTCTATGGCCAGATGACGGAGCCGCCAGGAGCGCGCCTGCGCGTCGGCCTGTCGGCGCTGACCGTCGCCGAGTACTTCCGCGACGCCGAGAACAAGGACGTGCTCCTGTTCATTGACAACATCTTCCGCTTCACGCAGGCGGGTTCCGAAGTGTCGGCGCTGCTCGGCCGCATGCCGTCGGCCGTCGGTTACCAGCCGACGCTGCTGTCGGAAATGGGCGCGCTGCAGGAACGCATCACCTCGACCAAGAAGGGCTCGATCACCTCGGTGCAGGCCATTTACGTGCCCGCCGACGACTACACCGACCCGGCGCCGGCGACGACGTTCGCCCATCTGGACGCCACCACCAACCTGTCGCGCCAGATTGCCGAGCTCGGCATTTACCCGGCCGTCGATCCGCTGGCTTCGTCTTCGCGCATTCTCGACCCGCGCGTCATTGGCGACGAGCACTACAACGTCGCCCGCCAGGTGAAGCAAATTCTGCAGCGCTACAAGGACCTGCAGGACATCATCGCGATTCTCGGCATCGACGAGCTGTCTGAAGAAGACAAGCTGGCGGTGTCGCGCGCGCGCAAGATCCAGCGCTTCCTGTCGCAGCCGTTCTTCGTCGCCTCGCAGTTCACCGGCCTCGAAGGCAAGTACGTCACCATCGAAGAGACCATCCGCGGCTTCAAGGAAATTGCGGAAGGCAAGCACGACGGCTTGTCCGAGCAGGCGTTCTACCTGGTCGGGACGATCGACGAAGCGATCGCGAAGGCAAAAACCCTGAAGCAGTAG
- a CDS encoding F0F1 ATP synthase subunit epsilon: MALPSKLTLHIVSPDHSMSYEVDEVSLPGVEGDFGVLPGHTPFFTALRTGAMWYRQGAERHSLLVSIGFVEVLPDKVSILAQVAERAEDLDQARAEAGMKRAEEQLGAVPHDIDWERSRLALLQTLQQLQAESRRRV, from the coding sequence ATGGCATTACCCAGCAAGCTAACCCTTCACATCGTCTCGCCCGACCACTCGATGTCGTACGAGGTGGACGAGGTGTCGTTGCCTGGTGTCGAGGGCGACTTCGGCGTGCTGCCCGGGCACACGCCGTTCTTCACGGCGCTCCGCACGGGCGCCATGTGGTACCGGCAAGGTGCCGAGAGGCACAGCCTGCTCGTCTCGATCGGGTTCGTGGAAGTGCTGCCCGACAAGGTGTCGATCCTGGCGCAGGTTGCCGAGCGTGCCGAAGACCTCGACCAGGCGCGGGCCGAGGCCGGCATGAAGCGCGCGGAAGAGCAGCTGGGCGCCGTGCCCCACGATATCGACTGGGAACGCTCCAGGCTCGCGCTACTCCAGACCCTGCAACAGCTGCAGGCGGAGAGCCGCCGGCGGGTGTAG
- a CDS encoding ABC transporter permease → MFSNLQKLFRFRGLIQTLVVRDLKARYRGSVLGFFWSFFNPLMLLLIYTFVFTKVLVGIHPAEMEPYALFMFCGILPWTWFSSSLLESSNTLIAGGNLIKKVMFPAEVLPIVTVLANMVHFFLGLPILAAFIIYYQRPVDPVELLWFPVIVLVQLVLTTGLALFLSALTVHFRDVKDLLGNLLTLWFFSTPIIYPMLTAPEDLRWWLNLNPMTHLMISYQEVLFFPGPHGHYKWLLALGVLSVMVFFAGYFVFDRLRDSFAEEV, encoded by the coding sequence ATGTTTTCAAACCTCCAGAAGCTCTTTAGGTTTCGCGGCCTGATCCAGACGCTGGTGGTCCGCGATCTGAAAGCGCGCTACCGGGGTTCGGTCCTCGGGTTCTTCTGGTCGTTCTTCAATCCATTGATGCTGTTGCTGATCTACACCTTCGTGTTCACGAAGGTGCTGGTCGGCATTCACCCGGCCGAGATGGAGCCGTACGCGCTGTTCATGTTCTGCGGCATCCTGCCGTGGACCTGGTTTTCGTCATCGCTGCTCGAGTCTTCGAACACGCTGATCGCCGGCGGCAACCTGATCAAGAAGGTGATGTTCCCGGCGGAGGTGCTGCCGATCGTCACCGTGCTGGCGAACATGGTGCACTTCTTCCTGGGTCTGCCGATTCTCGCGGCGTTCATCATCTACTACCAGCGCCCCGTGGATCCGGTGGAGTTGCTCTGGTTCCCCGTGATCGTGCTGGTGCAGCTGGTCCTCACCACCGGGCTGGCGTTGTTCCTGTCGGCGCTGACGGTCCACTTCCGCGACGTGAAGGACCTGCTGGGCAACCTGCTGACGCTGTGGTTCTTCTCGACGCCGATCATCTACCCGATGCTGACTGCGCCCGAAGACCTGCGGTGGTGGCTGAACCTCAATCCGATGACGCACCTGATGATCTCGTATCAGGAGGTGCTGTTCTTCCCGGGCCCGCACGGCCACTACAAATGGCTGCTGGCCCTGGGCGTCTTGTCGGTGATGGTGTTCTTTGCGGGATACTTCGTGTTCGATCGGTTGCGGGACAGCTTTGCCGAAGAGGTCTGA